From Candidatus Vondammii sp. HM_W22, one genomic window encodes:
- a CDS encoding HAMP domain-containing protein — MFRTLYARLAVVLVVVFIAIGLTYAVITTTTVQRYLQELSQHFNRDLSRRIVADRNLVEEGRLNETALKNTFSAYMDINPSIEIYLLDLEGRILSFSADPNRVKRQRVDLAPIKAFLSGEGFPLLGDDPRSHDRRKAFSVTQVPSGDNPQGYLYLVLQGEQYESAEQLVQESYVLRLSAWAVIGSLGFGLFAGLLLFHLLTRRLQRLATIMETFQRSDFTHHQPYAAKSRLAGDEIESLGEAFDGMAERIISQLNELKDQDRLRRELVAQVPTICVHLWPPFTATLRP; from the coding sequence TTGTTCCGAACCCTATATGCCCGTCTTGCCGTTGTACTGGTCGTGGTGTTTATCGCCATTGGCCTTACCTATGCGGTTATCACTACAACCACAGTCCAACGCTATCTCCAGGAACTCAGTCAGCACTTCAACCGTGATCTATCCCGCCGTATTGTGGCCGATCGGAATCTGGTTGAAGAGGGGCGGCTGAATGAAACCGCACTGAAAAACACCTTCAGCGCCTACATGGATATCAATCCAAGCATTGAAATCTACCTGCTTGATCTTGAAGGACGAATTCTTTCCTTCTCGGCCGACCCGAACCGGGTAAAACGCCAGCGTGTCGATCTTGCACCTATCAAGGCCTTTCTGAGTGGTGAGGGTTTTCCACTGCTGGGGGATGACCCCCGATCCCATGACCGCCGGAAGGCATTCTCCGTAACCCAGGTTCCATCCGGGGACAACCCCCAGGGTTATCTCTATCTGGTGCTTCAGGGGGAGCAGTATGAGTCGGCGGAGCAGCTGGTCCAGGAGAGTTATGTCCTTCGATTAAGCGCATGGGCAGTTATCGGCAGCCTGGGATTCGGCCTGTTTGCAGGTCTCTTGCTATTCCACCTGCTGACCCGCCGCCTGCAACGCCTGGCAACAATAATGGAAACGTTTCAACGCAGTGATTTCACCCACCATCAGCCCTATGCCGCAAAAAGCAGGTTGGCGGGCGATGAGATCGAGAGCCTGGGTGAAGCCTTTGATGGAATGGCGGAACGCATCATCTCCCAGCTGAATGAACTCAAGGACCAGGACCGGCTACGCCGGGAATTAGTGGCACAGGTTCCCACGATTTGCGTACACCTCTGGCCGCCCTTCACGGCTACCTTGAGACCATGA